One genomic window of Cottoperca gobio chromosome 10, fCotGob3.1, whole genome shotgun sequence includes the following:
- the cstf2 gene encoding cleavage stimulation factor subunit 2 isoform X1, protein MANLAAAAAAAAAAAVAANRDPAVDRSLRSVFVGNIPYEATEEQLKDIFSEVGLVVSFRLVYDRETGKPKGYGFCEYQDQETALSAMRNLNGREFSGRALRVDNAASEKNKEELKSLGTGAPIIESPYGDTIQPQEAPESISRAVASLPPEQMFELMKQMKLCVQNSPQEARNMLLQNPQLAYALLQAQVVMRIVDPEIALKMLHRQTPVQPLIPIGQGGGAPPLNPPPALPSMPVPQPQQSVPGMHVNGAPQMMQPPNMGVVPGPMPVPGPGPGPGPAQGQGPGPAGPPGNLQHSPTGSSGQAAIERPQGPGGIPPRGLLGDGPNDPRGGTLLSVTGEVIDPNRAYMAAPPTHQAPPVHMPPMASGPPPDMRGPPMDMRGPPMGESRNMMGDPRGPPMMDQRGPPMETRGRDPRAMDTRGPVASQRVPMAAGMPGPVPHSMAPNAPPPARPGPGNSGGPPSGGGFSPGQSQVSTQDQEKAALIMQVLQLTPEQIAMLPPEQRQSILILKEQIQKTAGGAP, encoded by the exons ATGGCGAatttagctgctgctgctgcggctgctgccgctgctgctgttgcCGCGAATAGAGATCCAGCCGTTGATCGTTCTTTACGATCAGTGTTCG TGGGGAACATTCCGTATGAAGCCACAGAGGAACAGCTGAAAGACATATTTTCTGAAGTGGGACTTGTTGTCAGCTTCAG GTTGGTATATGACAGGGAGACAGGAAAGCCAAAGGGATATGGCTTCTGTGAATATCAAGACCAGGAAACAGCCCTCAGTGCCATGCGGAACCTGAACGGGAGAGAGTTTAGTGGTCGTGCTCTCCGTGTTGACAATGCAGCCAGTGAGAAAAACAAGGAAGAGCTCAAAA GTTTGGGGACAGGAGCCCCCATTATTGAGTCTCCTTATGGAGATACCATCCAGCCACAGGAAGCCCCAGAGTCCATCAGCAGAGCTGTGGCCAGTCTGCCACCTGAGCAGATGTTTGAGCTTATGAAACAGATGAAG ctgtgtgtgcagaacaGTCCCCAGGAGGCGAGGAACATGCTGCTGCAGAACCCTCAGCTGGCCTATGCTCTGTTGCAGGCCCAAGTGGTCATGCGGATTGTAGACCCTGAGATAGCCTTG AAAATGCTCCATCGTCAAACACCAGTCCAGCCGCTGATTCCCATTGGGCAAGGTGGAGGAGCACCGCCCCTCAACCCGCCTCCTGCTCTACCCAGCATGCCAGTGCCTCAGCCACAGCAGTCTGTG CCTGGAATGCATGTCAACGGAGCACCTCAAATGATGCAGCCCCCCAACATGGGTGTTGTCCCTGGACCAATGCCTGTACCGGGACCTGGGCCGGGACCAGGACCAGCGCAAGGACAAGGACCAGGACCGGCCGGACCCCCAG GAAACCTTCAGCATTCTCCCACAGGATCGTCTGGGCAAGCTGCTATCGAGCGGCCTCAAG GACCAGGCGGCATCCCCCCCAGAGGCCTGCTGGGAGATGGTCCTAATGACCCCAGAGGAGGAACTCTGCTGTCCGTCACTGGAGAGGTCATCGACCCCAA CCGGGCTTACATGGCAGCTCCACCAACCCACCAAGCCCCACCTGTACACATGCCCCCAATGGCAAGTGGACCCCCTCCGGATATGAGAGGCCCTCCAATGGACATGAGAGGCCCACCCATGGGTGAATCACGAAACATGATGGGTGACCCCAGAGGGCCCCCGATGATGGACCAACGCGGACCCCCGATGGAAACCAGAG GTCGTGACCCGAGGGCGATGGACACTCGTGGTCCAGTGGCGTCTCAAAGGGTTCCCATGGCGGCAGGAATGCCGGGCCCGGTTCCTCATAGCATGGCGCCGAACGCTCCTCCACCTGCGAGACCG GGTCCTGGTAACTCTGGTGGTCCTCCATCGGGAGGAGGCTTCAGTCCGGGGCAGAGCCAGGTCTCCACACAGGACCAGGAGAAG GCTGCCCTGATTATGCAGGTGCTGCAGCTGACCCCAGAACAGATCGCCATGTTGCCCCCGGAGCAGCGGCAGAGCATCCTCATCCTCAAAGAGCAGATTCAGAAGACCGCAGGAGGGGCTCCTTAA
- the cstf2 gene encoding cleavage stimulation factor subunit 2 isoform X2, protein MANLAAAAAAAAAAAVAANRDPAVDRSLRSVFVGNIPYEATEEQLKDIFSEVGLVVSFRLVYDRETGKPKGYGFCEYQDQETALSAMRNLNGREFSGRALRVDNAASEKNKEELKSLGTGAPIIESPYGDTIQPQEAPESISRAVASLPPEQMFELMKQMKLCVQNSPQEARNMLLQNPQLAYALLQAQVVMRIVDPEIALKMLHRQTPVQPLIPIGQGGGAPPLNPPPALPSMPVPQPQQSVPGMHVNGAPQMMQPPNMGVVPGPMPVPGPGPGPGPAQGQGPGPAGPPGPGGIPPRGLLGDGPNDPRGGTLLSVTGEVIDPNRAYMAAPPTHQAPPVHMPPMASGPPPDMRGPPMDMRGPPMGESRNMMGDPRGPPMMDQRGPPMETRGRDPRAMDTRGPVASQRVPMAAGMPGPVPHSMAPNAPPPARPGPGNSGGPPSGGGFSPGQSQVSTQDQEKAALIMQVLQLTPEQIAMLPPEQRQSILILKEQIQKTAGGAP, encoded by the exons ATGGCGAatttagctgctgctgctgcggctgctgccgctgctgctgttgcCGCGAATAGAGATCCAGCCGTTGATCGTTCTTTACGATCAGTGTTCG TGGGGAACATTCCGTATGAAGCCACAGAGGAACAGCTGAAAGACATATTTTCTGAAGTGGGACTTGTTGTCAGCTTCAG GTTGGTATATGACAGGGAGACAGGAAAGCCAAAGGGATATGGCTTCTGTGAATATCAAGACCAGGAAACAGCCCTCAGTGCCATGCGGAACCTGAACGGGAGAGAGTTTAGTGGTCGTGCTCTCCGTGTTGACAATGCAGCCAGTGAGAAAAACAAGGAAGAGCTCAAAA GTTTGGGGACAGGAGCCCCCATTATTGAGTCTCCTTATGGAGATACCATCCAGCCACAGGAAGCCCCAGAGTCCATCAGCAGAGCTGTGGCCAGTCTGCCACCTGAGCAGATGTTTGAGCTTATGAAACAGATGAAG ctgtgtgtgcagaacaGTCCCCAGGAGGCGAGGAACATGCTGCTGCAGAACCCTCAGCTGGCCTATGCTCTGTTGCAGGCCCAAGTGGTCATGCGGATTGTAGACCCTGAGATAGCCTTG AAAATGCTCCATCGTCAAACACCAGTCCAGCCGCTGATTCCCATTGGGCAAGGTGGAGGAGCACCGCCCCTCAACCCGCCTCCTGCTCTACCCAGCATGCCAGTGCCTCAGCCACAGCAGTCTGTG CCTGGAATGCATGTCAACGGAGCACCTCAAATGATGCAGCCCCCCAACATGGGTGTTGTCCCTGGACCAATGCCTGTACCGGGACCTGGGCCGGGACCAGGACCAGCGCAAGGACAAGGACCAGGACCGGCCGGACCCCCAG GACCAGGCGGCATCCCCCCCAGAGGCCTGCTGGGAGATGGTCCTAATGACCCCAGAGGAGGAACTCTGCTGTCCGTCACTGGAGAGGTCATCGACCCCAA CCGGGCTTACATGGCAGCTCCACCAACCCACCAAGCCCCACCTGTACACATGCCCCCAATGGCAAGTGGACCCCCTCCGGATATGAGAGGCCCTCCAATGGACATGAGAGGCCCACCCATGGGTGAATCACGAAACATGATGGGTGACCCCAGAGGGCCCCCGATGATGGACCAACGCGGACCCCCGATGGAAACCAGAG GTCGTGACCCGAGGGCGATGGACACTCGTGGTCCAGTGGCGTCTCAAAGGGTTCCCATGGCGGCAGGAATGCCGGGCCCGGTTCCTCATAGCATGGCGCCGAACGCTCCTCCACCTGCGAGACCG GGTCCTGGTAACTCTGGTGGTCCTCCATCGGGAGGAGGCTTCAGTCCGGGGCAGAGCCAGGTCTCCACACAGGACCAGGAGAAG GCTGCCCTGATTATGCAGGTGCTGCAGCTGACCCCAGAACAGATCGCCATGTTGCCCCCGGAGCAGCGGCAGAGCATCCTCATCCTCAAAGAGCAGATTCAGAAGACCGCAGGAGGGGCTCCTTAA
- the nox1 gene encoding NADPH oxidase 1, translated as MGNWIINHGLTSLILVVWMAINIFLFVWYYFIYDLNEEYYYTRHLLGSALSWARAPAAVLNFNCMLILLPVCRNLLSLFRGSFVCCGRTMRKQLDKNLSFHKLVAYTIALMTAVHLIAHLLNLEWYNNSRRGVYDTLSTALSDLEDTENTTYLNPMRRTDTDAQQSPTFLVFTSIAGITGVIITLALILIITSSMEFIRRSYFEVFWYTHHLFVVFFAGLVIHGAGFIVRKQLTTDPPHNYTLCKDRSAEWGRIPECPIPKFGGGPAQTWWWVIGPMILYVCERLLRFIRYMQKVQYRKIVMHPSKVLELQMVKDGFKMDVGQYIFLNCPAISELEWHPFTMTSAPEEDFFSVHIRSAGDWTDKLIDIMQKLPEGAQGPKMGVDGPFGTASEDVFDYEVSMLVGAGIGITPFASILKSIWYKFKISNPKLRTRKIYFYWLCRETHAFEWFADLLQVLEKEMEARGMGDFLTYKLYLTGWDQSHITHVVVHHDEDTDVVTGLKQKTHYGRPEWDKEFEQVRKENPTSVVGTFLCGPAVLAKVLEKKCAKYSDVDPRKTKFYFNKENF; from the exons ATGGGTAACTGGATTATCAACCATGGGCTTACATCCCTTATACTG GTGGTCTGGATGGCCATCAACATCTTCCTCTTCGTCTGGTATTACTTTATCTACGATCTGAATGAAGAATATTACTACACACGCCATCTTTTAGGG tctgcCCTGTCCTGGGCCCGAGCTCCAGCCGCTGTCCTCAACTTTAACTGCATGTTGATCCTCCTGCCGGTATGCAGGAACCTGCTGTCCCTGTTCCGAGGCTCCTTTGTG tGTTGCGGCAGAACAATGAGGAAACAACTGGACAAAAATCTGAGTTTCCACAAGCTGGTGGCTTACACGATAGCTCTGATGACAG CCGTTCATCTGATCGCCCATCTGTTGAACTTGGAGTGGTACAACAACAGCAGACGAGGAGTTTACGATACACTCAGCACCGCTCTGTCCGACCTGGAGGACACAGAAAACACGACCTACCTGAACCCAATGCGCAGAACAGACACC GATGCGCAGCAGTCTCCAACCTTCCTCGTCTTCACCTCCATCGCTGGCATCACAGGGGTCATCATCACTCTGgccctcatcctcatcatcacctcCTCCATGGAGTTCATCAGACGCAGCTACTTTGAAGTCTTCTGGTACACCCATCATCTCTTCGTCGTCTTCTTCGCTGGTCTCGTGATTCACGGAGCCGG GTTCATCGTGAGGAAACAACTGACAACAGATCCACCGCACAACTACACCTTATGTAAAGACCGCAGCGCTGAATGGGGACGCATTCCTGAGTGTCCCATCCCTAAGTTTGGAGGAGGGCCCGCGCag accTGGTGGTGGGTGATCGGCCCAATGATTCTGTACGTCTGTGAACGTCTGCTGCGTTTCATCCGTTACATGCAGAAAGTCCAATACAGGAAG ATCGTGATGCATCCGTCCAAGGTGCTGGAGCTGCAGATGGTGAAGGACGGTTTCAAAATGGATGTGGGTCAGTACATCTTCCTCAACTGCCCGGCCATCTCCGAGCTGGAGTGGCACCCGTTCACCATGACCTCCGCCCCCGAGGAGGATTTCTTCAGCGTCCACATCCGCTCGGCCGGAGACTGGACTGACAAACTCATAGACATCATGCAGAAGCTgccagagggagcacagggaccCAA AATGGGGGTGGACGGACCGTTTGGCACAGCCAGTGAGGACGTATTTGACTACGAGGTCAGCATGCTGGTCGGTGCCGGCATCGGAATCACCCCCTTCGCCTCCATCCTCAAATCCATCTGGTACAAATTCAAAATCTCCAACCCTAAACTACGCACCCGAAAG ATTTACTTTTATTGGCTCTGCCGGGAAACCCATGCCTTCGAGTGGTTTGCTGACCTCCTGCAGGTGctggagaaagagatggaggcgAGAGGAATGGGGGATTTCCTCACCTACAAACTCTATCTGACCGGATGGGATCAAagccat ATTACTCACGTCGTGGTTCACCATGATGAGGACACAGATGTGGTCACTGGGCTCAAACAGAAAACTCACTATGGCAGACCCGAGTGGGACAAGGAGTTCGAACAAGTCCGCAAAGAAAACCCCAc GTCTGTGGTGGGAACCTTCTTGTGTGGCCCTGCAGTTCTAGCAAAAGTCTTGGAGAAGAAATGTGCCAAATACTCAGACGTGGATCCCCGGAAGACCAAATTTTACTTCAACAAGGAGAACTTCTGA